The genomic stretch ATGGACACCGAGGGACCCGAAAGGGTCCTTTTTTGATACAATATGTGCATGACCAGTCCCATAACAAAGAATAACGAAAAATCTTATGACCTGCATGCTAACGACTGGCACAATGCAATGGCGACAAACTTTGGGCACAAATACCTTGAGAAGCCAGCCATGACTAGCCTTCTGCCAGAATCGCTGCAAGCTAAATCCGTCCTATGTATAGGCGTGGGCACAGGTGAGGAGCTGAGTGAGCTTATCAATCGAAGCCCAAGAGAAGTTGTTGCAATTGATATCTCAGAGGAACTACTCAAGATTACTGCGTCTAAGTTCCCCGATATTGAGCTCCACAAAATGGACATGATGGATCTCGCATTTGCAAGCGAACGCTTTGACTATGTATATTCTAGCTTGGCCCTTCATTACGCCAATGATTGGGACAAGCTACTCACAGGGATATTTAGAGTTCTAAAACAGAACGGTCATCTTATCTTCTCTACACACAACCCTGCTTATTGGGGTAAAAAGCCAGCAACAGGAGAATCGTACACTAACTTGCGTGGGGTGCGGGTCTCGGAGCACCAGGATACATTGCCAGGAGGCGTCGAGATAACCTACTACAATCTCGAGGGTCAAGCAGAAATCAAAGAGGCAGTCGAACACGCAGGGTTTACTCTTGAAAAATCATTTGAACCAGAAGTACGAGAGGCAGACCTTACGTCGCTGAGCGAGGCCGAGTCTCTTAGCTACACAAAGCTAAAGACCAAGAACGCATTGCTACCATTGTTCTACATTGTTAGCGCAACCAAGAGCTAGTTTGATTTGGACCACAAGGCCAGCCAACATGCTTATACTCAAAAAGACTCGAATGGGTCTTTTTTTGATACAATTAAGTGATTAAATAAATAATTATGCTACATAGAATTGCCTGAACTTATGGACGGAAGAACAATCTACTCACAATACATAAAACCACCGTGGTCGCCACCGTCGTGGGTAATTGGCCTTGTATGGTCGTTTTTGTATGTGATTATTGCAGTTTCCTTTAGCGCGGTTTTTTATAGTGCATATAAAAAGCAAATTCCGCGGGTAGTTGCTTTGCCTTTTGCTCTTAATATTATTTTCAACTTTGCCTTTCCATACATACAATTCGATTTGGCTAATAATTTTCTGGCATCTATCGACATATTGCTCGTTGTAGTCACACTCATATGGGCACTATTTGCAGTTTGGCGTAAAGCTCCCGAACTCAAATGGGTCGTATATGTAAACATCCCTTATCTTTTGTGGGGCGTATATGCGAGCTCTGTGCAGCTTGGAATTACTTATTTAAATGCCTAATTCAGGTACTCACATTACGGTGTGATAAGTTAAATCAAACTTATCACATAGCTTATGATTTTGATATTTAACATACTGAGGCTCAGCTATTGTTAAGGTCTCGGGCTTTGCAATACTCATAAATAGTATCGTAGCTGACCTCATGTCGCGAAGATGGAGGAAGCTATATCAAAGTTTAGTTCGAACACCGCTCTGAATTGAGTACTATACTGAGTTCGATATATTCAGCACTAGTACTATCATCTGGGGCTTCAAGCATGCCGTATATATCAGGCTGAAAGATATTGATATATTGCTTTGATATATTGGCGCGCTGTCCACCATTTGGCGTTGCTTCATTGGTCACTTGCCATCCATCTTTACGGAGTTGATCTATTATTGTCGAATATACTGATTCTGTTGAGCCTTTATCGGTAATACTTCTACCTTTAATGTCAAGACACCCTTCCTGAAAAAGCAGAGAAGATCCACCTTGATAGCTTCTTACATTTTGAGGGCTGGGAAGATAAGTATTTATAACATCTTCAGCGTTAGATATACTTGTAGGCAGGGATTCAATATATAAGAATGAAATGAAAGCTGCGGCGAGGATCGTTATCGAAAGAATACCTAAGATTATTCTTTTGATCAGTTTATTCATAGCAGTAATTATCTATTATGCTTAATAAAACGTCAAGGCCCACAAAAACTTTAGTAGAACGGTTTTAGTATTCTTATTTCCTTCGAGGGCTTGGTTCAATGCTAAAAAAATTCTAGAGTTCTTAATCTCTCATGAGTTCTAGAATTTAATCTACATTATAATTTGGATCATGCTCAGCTGAAATGCCGACACTAATTACTTCAAAATAATAAACACCCTTGCAGCTGCAAGGGTGTTTATTCGAACTTAAGCTTAAGTATGCTTGCTTAAGATTCTTTGATGTCGCCACCGTGAACAAGTAGTGCATATATGATGCAAACTGAGACGACTATAAGTATAACCGACCAAATTGGTTGGTAAGGTATAAATACTAAGTTAGCACATGCGTATACTACAGCAAGTACGATACCAACAATTCGGCCGTAAATGTTGCCTTTTAGCACTGAAAGGCCAGCTAGTAGTATTAGTACACCTACTGCTAAGTGGTACCAGCCCCAGGCATTTAAGTCTATAGCCAAGATGTTGTTTGCGCCAACCACATATACTTCTGGCTGAAACAAAGCTATAAAGCCAACGATGCTAGCGAAAAAACCCTGTAGAATCATTAGTACACCTGCAAAAGCCGCCCAGCCTACCCATCCACTCATTTGTTTGTTTGATTTGTCCATATTTTAAATTCTCCTTTTTAAATATTGCTATGCTTAAACATTAACACTACTTTACAATACGGGCAATGTTCTGTAGGTATCCCTTACTCTGTGTGGGGCGTATACGCGACCTCCGTGCAGCTTGGAATTACTTATTAAATTGCCGAATTCATGAGCTCACGGTACGCTCAGACTAATGGGTATTAAGAGAGTAAGACTTAATTGCTATACAGCAATATTTATTTGCCAAATATAAGCTGCTTACTCTAATTTTAACTTTTAGCTAGTGAATATCTTAAAAAGTGCTATAATTCAGTTTATTAAATAATTAAGAAGGAGTAAACAGAAATGATTACAGGATACTGTGTTAAATGCAAAGAAAAAGGAGTTGAATTATCAGCCCCAGAGATTCACCAAACTAGTAAAGGTGGATATATGGCCAAAGGCAAGCACGAAAAATGTGGAACAACTGTTTGTGCGATGATGTCTAAAGATAATGCCGAAAAAGCAATAGCAGACGGCGCTAC from Patescibacteria group bacterium encodes the following:
- a CDS encoding methyltransferase domain-containing protein, which encodes MTSPITKNNEKSYDLHANDWHNAMATNFGHKYLEKPAMTSLLPESLQAKSVLCIGVGTGEELSELINRSPREVVAIDISEELLKITASKFPDIELHKMDMMDLAFASERFDYVYSSLALHYANDWDKLLTGIFRVLKQNGHLIFSTHNPAYWGKKPATGESYTNLRGVRVSEHQDTLPGGVEITYYNLEGQAEIKEAVEHAGFTLEKSFEPEVREADLTSLSEAESLSYTKLKTKNALLPLFYIVSATKS
- a CDS encoding tryptophan-rich sensory protein translates to MDGRTIYSQYIKPPWSPPSWVIGLVWSFLYVIIAVSFSAVFYSAYKKQIPRVVALPFALNIIFNFAFPYIQFDLANNFLASIDILLVVVTLIWALFAVWRKAPELKWVVYVNIPYLLWGVYASSVQLGITYLNA
- a CDS encoding DUF5679 domain-containing protein; translated protein: MITGYCVKCKEKGVELSAPEIHQTSKGGYMAKGKHEKCGTTVCAMMSKDNAEKAIADGATKSY